One Aspergillus oryzae RIB40 DNA, chromosome 2 genomic window carries:
- a CDS encoding uncharacterized protein (predicted protein), with the protein MATIEQPSVQSIPRSRSTRLADQGLRIAASAALYVTHPERRLSAREPSAFETDLSNLKVPGSRPGFSHASAVAALAQAKNRQLEAEKQAAAAFYAQDHHSDISSYGGNRAGASARRDRSSISSLPPSTEISAADLTPEARREISEREKAVRAARGALYSNRRRAESAPSEAPYTTSAGQLGDIDAAMEASRIQHLAHVNRRLFTATPPVAPELEEQRRRSVLQAAAVSMARDMYSLTEATEPEQLYPSIPGTQANHGRVRPKRSVSRPEAGAIQRAVNLQETAQKLAAEKLASMQDDTAVYREYYRLEQQDTRSSVPTRRRRLSIDSDASEFDVERSREIRHQMTSLRTKLDAVDEQRDKDRALLMEAAKKNVDAVLQDMEMRVYAETGRAPAALQKEWEEAALARARKDMQENDRQYYSGEKVNLGAQKFIDMSDVEALARSRLQPTFDEITDRAETERAKELERRLDEEERQRREAVARQREADLVAEEKRQKAAMKQELKGKGEKTWLWRKSRKSQDHEPTIGKHTVTRATEGLEGAAEEHAKSAPRETEQPQTTLAGNEATASGAMVDTGSTEPITRTESKLKTWFSKLGGRRPSASTGEAPKVAEGNRETPSNAVEETAQAAEGPNESVEAAETADATNLAEADGDNERGAPLRSNPVTADDLQEMQRKSVDAGTLEAMKSEGQAVEPGSKESPEQNGDKRSRLKSRLSQMVSKNSQDKTDGVTDHNKEDDEGSVPVEHTAADELPSHATERDELRESAADQGLPVPPAIGKRASNGTTGRESRFSEDL; encoded by the exons ATGGCAACCATTGAGCAGCCCTCAGTTCAGAGCATTCCGCGCTCCCGGTCAACCCGGTTAGCGGACCAAG GCCTGCGGATAGCCGCGTCGGCGGCCCTTTACGTTACCCACCCTGAGCGAAGACTATCGGCTCGCGAGCCGTCGGCGTTCGAGACCGACCTATCCA ACTTGAAAGTGCCAGGCTCACGCCCGGGCTTCAGTCATGCGTCAGCTGTGGCTGCTCTGGCACAAGCGAAGAATAGACAGCTCGAAGCTGAGAAACAGGCCGCAGCAGCGTTCTACGCCCAAGATCATCATTCCGACATTTCGAGCTATGGTGGGAATAGAGCTGGAGCTTCCGCTCGCAGGGACCGTAGTTCAATATCGAGTTTGCCCCCGAGCACGGAGATCTCCGCAGCCGATTTAACACCAGAGGCGCGTCGCGAGATCTccgaaagagagaaagctgTCCGTGCTGCCAGGGGAGCTCTGTATAGTAATAGGAGGAGAGCCGAATCTGCACCTTCTGAAGCTCCCTACACAACTTCGGCGGGTCAACTCGGCGACATTGATGCCGCTATGGAGGCTAGCCGAATTCAACACCTTGCACATGTCAACCGTCGACTTTTCACTGCAACCCCACCTGTGGCCCCAGAGTTAGAAGAGCAGAGAAGGCGAAGTGTGCTGCAAGCAGCTGCCGTGTCAATGGCGCGGGACATGTACAGCCTCACAGAAGCTACCGAGCCAGAGCAACTTTATCCATCCATCCCTGGTACCCAGGCAAACCATGGGCGTGTGCGTCCCAAACGATCAGTTAGTCGACCAGAAGCAGGGGCCATTCAACGGGCAGTGAATCTTCAGGAGACCGCTCAGAAGCTTGCAGCAGAGAAACTGGCCAGCATGCAGGATGACACTGCAGTATATCGGGAATATTACCGACTTGAGCAGCAAGATACCCGATCCAGCGTACCTACCCGCAGAAGGAGATTGTCTATAGATTCAGATGCATCTGAATTTGATGTAGAGCGGTCCAGAGAAATCAGGCATCAGATGACTAGTCTCCGAACGAAGCTCGATGCGGTGGATGAACAGAGAGACAAAGATCGCGCTCTTTTAATGGAAGCTGCCAAGAAGAATGTTGACGCAGTTTTGCAAGACATGGAAATGCGCGTCTATGCTGAGACCGGGCGCGCCCCTGCTGCACTTCagaaagaatgggaggaGGCGGCATTGGCCCGCGCGCGGAAGGATATGCAAGAGAATGACCGGCAATATTACTCAGGCGAGAAAGTCAACCTTGGGGCTCAGAAATTCATTGATATGTCCGACGTGGAGGCTCTTGCTCGTTCTAGGCTCCAGCCAACGTTTGATGAAATTACTGATCGCGCGGAGACGGAAAGAGCCAAGGAATTAGAGCGGCgtttggatgaagaggaaaggcAGCGTCGCGAAGCAGTAGCTCGTCAACGAGAGGCCGACCTTGTAGCTGAGGAAAAGAGGCAGAAGG CTGCCATGAAACAAGAGTTGAAAGGCAAAGGGGAGAAGACATGGTTGTGGCGGAAGTCTAGGAAGTCCCAGGATCATGAGCCCACTATAGGAAAACACACCGTAACCAGGGCCACCGAGGGACTCGAGGGTGCGGCTGAGGAGCATGCGAAGAGTGCTCCACGAGAAACAGAGCAGCCACAAACCACACTGGCAGGGAATGAGGCTACAGCATCAGGTGCAATGGTAGACACAGGATCTACAGAGCCCATTACGAGAACAGAATCGAAACTCAAAACGTGGTTCAGTAAGTTAGGCGGTCGCCGCCCCAGTGCGAGCACAGGTGAAGCCCCGAAAGTAGCGGAGGGCAATCGCGAGACACCCTCAAACGCGGTGGAAGAGACAGCCCAGGCAGCAGAGGGCCCAAATGAGTCAGTTGAAGCGGCTGAAACAGCTGATGCAACTAATTTAGCCGAGGCGGATGGCGATAACGAACGTGGTGCGCCTCTTAGGTCCAATCCTGTTACAGCAGATGATCTGCAAGAAATGCAGAGAAAGTCAGTCGATGCAGGTACACTGGAGGCTATGAAATCCGAAGGGCAGGCAGTTGAGCCAGGGTCCAAGGAGAGTCCGGAGCAGAATGGCGACAAGCGATCTCGCCTGAAGTCTAGACTTTCGCAGATGGTCTCGAAGAACTCGCAAGATAAGACGGACGGAGTTACAGATCATAATAAggaggacgatgaaggaTCTGTACCTGTCGAACATACTGCTGCAGATGAACTACCTTCGCACGCTACTGAGCGAGACGAACTACGTGAGAGTGCCGCTGATCAAGGATTGCCTGTTCCTCCAGCAATCGGAAAGCGAGCAAGCAACGGTACTACTGGTCGTGAATCGCGGTTCTCTGAAGACCTTTGA
- a CDS encoding putative MFS transporter (synaptic vesicle transporter SVOP and related transporters (major facilitator superfamily)), with the protein MGLGVLEDTALAQVPGTSDILKRECFNEQTDVDSNLKYDRSGTVPILLVPQPSDDPNDPLNWPLWKRDITLLALSFVAVLCATTNSLMAANTVTISLHFKKSFTSVALLTGYHLCGVGVAGILIVPTARVWGKRHLFLLGNVLMVISCGWAGGSANNYTSLVWARIFQGVALAPFEALVNACVGDLYYVHERGKRMALSNVALFGAAFLTPVLAGKITHSLGWEWTFYLLAIFSAASLPLTFFLVPETAFRRPEYLNNDLKQIVNQRTENRMCSPQQSNEYQHEASHISGEKKHLSSLTNTESQAGTQERDTRLNTIVPTKASYIQTLKPFNGRKTDENFLKLLLRPFPLFFHPAILWACLIQGVIIGWTVFIGVVLAAIFLGPPLWFNEVQTGYLYTGAFIGSILGLILSGLLSDSMNKIMIKLNKGRYEPEFRIFLVVFQLVFSGAGLYGFGIVAQDVGKYGWLVVDMFFALVIIGMVMGAVASALYIVDAHRQIAIESFTCMLIFKNIFSFILTFFAYEWLLSNGIKPAFLAISSIQMGICVLSIPMYIFGKRNRSFFARHDLLKILHLW; encoded by the exons ATGGGACTAGGTGTTTTAGAAGACACTGCACTTGCTCAGGTTCCTG GCACTTCAGATATCCTTAAAAGAGAATGCTTTAATGAGCAGACCGATGTTGATTCTAACCTAAAATACGACCGTTCGGGTACGGTTCCTATCCTCCTAGTTCCTCAACCGAGTGATGATCCCAATGATCCCCTG AATTGGCCCTTGTGGAAGCGTGATATTACACTGCTAGCCCTTTCCTTCGTCGCAGTTCTTTGTGCAACAACAAATTCTCTTATGGCTGCCAATACCGTGACGATATCTCTTCACTTTAAGAAGAGCTTCACTTCGGTCGCCCTTCTTACTGGTTATCACCTTTGTGGTGTGGGTGTTGCTGGGATATTGATCGTGCCGACGGCGCGAGTATGGGGAAAACgtcatctttttcttcttgggaaTGTTCTAATGGTGATAAGCTGTGGCTGGGCAGGTGGAAGCGCCAACAATTATACAAGTTTGGTATGGGCTCGCATTTTCCAAGGGGTTGCTCTAGCACCTTTCGAAGCTTTGGTCAATGCTTGTGTCGGTGATCTATACTATGTCCAC GAGCGTGGGAAAAGGATGGCACTATCGAATGTTGCTCTCTTTGGAGCGGCTTTTCTTACACCGGTTCTGGCCGGCAAAATTACTCATTCACTTGGCTGGGAGTGGACATTTTACCTTCTGGCCATCTTCTCAGCGGCGTCACTGCCTTTAACTTTCTTCTTGGTCCCCGAGACAGCTTTTAGGCGCCCGGAATATCTAAACAATGACTTGAAACAGATCGTTAATCAAAGAACCGAAAACAGAATGTGCTCACCACAACAGTCCAATGAATATCAACATGAAGCTAGCCACATATCCGGGGAGAAAAAGCACCTTTCGTCACTCACCAACACTGAGTCCCAGGCTGGAACACAAGAGCGAGACACGCGTCTAAACACGATTGTCCCTACGAAAGCCTCATATATCCAAACGTTGAAGCCGTTCAATGGGCGCAAGACGGACGAGAACTTCttgaagcttcttctcagACCATTTCCGCTTTTCTTTCACCCTGCAATTCTTTGG GCTTGCTTAATCCAAGGTGTAATCATCGGTTGGACTGTCTTCATTGGTGTGGTACTAGCAGCCATCTTTTTAGGGCCTCCGTTGTGGTTCAATGAAGTCCAAACAGGATATCTGTACACGGGCGCTTTTATCGGCTCTATTCTGGGCTTAATCCTCTCGGGCCTACTCTCCGACTCCATGAATAAGATCATGATCAAGCTTAACAAAGGAAGATATGAACCTGAGTTCCGCATTTTCCTCGTTGTCTTTCAGTTAGTCTTCAGCGGTGCTGGGCTTTACGGCTTCGGAATAGTGGCCCAAGATGTGGGGAAATATGGCTGGCTTGTGGTTGATATGTTCTTCGCATTGGTAATTATAGGGATGGTCATGGGTGCGGTTGCCAGTGCGCTGTATATCGTTGATGCCCACC GTCAAATTGCGATAGAATCGTTCACATGCATGCTAATATTCAAGAACATATTTAGCTTTATACTAACATTTTTCGCTTATGAATGGTTGCTCTCGAACGGTATTAAGccggccttcttggccataTCTAGTATACAAATGGGAATTTGTGTGTTGAGCATCCCCATGT ACATCTTTGGCAAGCGAAACCGCTCTTTCTTCGCACGTCACGATCTTCTAAAGATTCTGCATCTATGGTGA
- a CDS encoding CFEM domain-containing protein (predicted protein): MKLYYISVILMTCLSTALAQGMDGLPDCAKDCATGSIPKQCQTIDVACICGDKSFINSISCCVANKCSKDQQDAVLKFASQLCSGAGVNDLPKSASCAEGGSSATETSSDSSVSSKSTTAKSTATDEPATTTSGSSDSSASPTASKSDSNTKTSSTSASSPTTSTGGAALVQGKDTSLLAAIGAAILAFLA; this comes from the exons ATGAAGCTGTACTATATCTCTGTCATACTCATGACATGTCTGAGCACTGCTCTTGCTCAAGGAATGGACGGCCTCCCAGACTGCGCG AAAGATTGTGCCACTGGCTCCATTCCCAAGCAGTGCCAGACTATCGATGTTGCTTGTATCTGCGGTGACAAAAGCTTTATCAATAGTATATCTTGTTGCGTCGCCAATAAGTGCTCAAAGGACCAACAAGATG CCGTTCTCAAATTCGCAAGCCAGCTCTGCAGTGGCGCCGGTGTAAATGACCTCCCCAAGAGTGCCAGCTGCGCCGAGGGAGGTTCGAGCGCTACCGAGACATCCTCCGATTCTTCTGTCTCCAGCAAGTCGACTACTGCGAAGAGCACGGCTACGGATGAACCGGCTACAACTACTTCGGGTTCTTCCGACAGTTCTGCATCACCAACCGCTTCCAAATCTGACAGCAACACTAAGACCTCATCCACCTCAGCCTCGTCGCCTACAACCAGTACTGGCGGAGCTGCCCTTGTACAAGGCAAGGACACTAGCCTCCTTGCTGCTATCGGTGCGGCGATCCTCGCATTCCTTGCGTAG
- a CDS encoding uncharacterized protein (predicted protein) → MGLLSSKTLIQAHALFLFILAVYLTRSPEVITDSDVVFMLGETLQIDAAPSLSRPQSPFALCGILLVADALVDLILVTKVPRINEIIAMAEIARSAAPTSIAGAMRTNPFLARLASLYTDIWTLLSASRFCLFFAVSFFIYQSKPSDWGVDVRHTVDGYGQESASGLNQLKNRVVFTYGFMEMMFWLWIFLTLREERHEIAVRFAEEEQQLS, encoded by the exons ATGGGTCTATTATCATCTAAAACGCTGATTCAGGCACATGCCTTGTTTCTGTTCATCCTCGCCGTCTACCTCACCAGGTCACCTGAAGTCATCACGGACTCCGATGTGGTTTTCATGCTAGGGGAGACCTTACAAATA GATGCCGCGCCATCCCTTTCGCGTCCTCAATCACCCTTCGCGCTATGTGGTATCCTCCTTGTAGCGGATGCCCTCGTCGACCTTATCCTCGTCACAAAGGTCCCCCGAATCAATGAAATCATTGCAATGGCAGAAATCGCTCGGTCCGCAGCCCCCACGTCCATCGCAGGAGCTATGCGAACGAATCCATTCTTAGCACGTCTCGCCTCGCTTTACACGGATATTTGGACGCTCCTCTCTGCTTCAcgcttttgccttttttttgctgtatctttctttatataCCAGAGTAAGCCATCGGATTGGGGCGTGGATGTTCGCCATACAGTTGATGGGTATGGCCAAGAGTCCGCCTCTGGCCTGAATCAGTTGAAAAACAGAGTGGTATTCACGTATGGCTTTATGGAAATGAtgttttggctttgg ATTTTCCTTACTCTCCGCGAAGAACGACATGAGATCGCGGTTCGAttcgcagaagaagagcaacaaTTGTCGTAG
- the cdc43 gene encoding protein geranylgeranyltransferase type I subunit CDC43 (protein geranylgeranyltransferase Type I, beta subunit): protein MTEAVFQKERHIKYFLRCLKTFLPSLYTSNDSNRVLLAYFTVAGLDLLGELYNKTTSEERQGYVEWIYHCQVPSGGFRGFTGTDFGSERRTPENEAWDPANIPSTFFALVILLILGDDLSRVKRTECLQWLSKMQRENGSFGEVLGTEGKIEGGGDLRFCCFGAGTRYILRGKCGDGLEGIMDIDVDKLVAFIEACQAYDGGIGEGPFCESHSGHTYCAIGALTFLDRLSKNHKPIALLSPKTGPFESLVRWLVTRQTCELGDDEEESDEEDGHGVDEIGPLSATVEEPSLDTKVDQLPVVPPETEDSLRWAGFNGRCNKYADTCYSFWNTASLNMMNRLTLVDATRNRRYLLEKTQHIVGGFGKGVGEPPDLLHSYFGLVSLAFQGEPGLESVDPALCASQRAVRHLHSLPWWQETKR from the exons ATGACCGAGGCCGTTTTTCAGAAGGAACGTCATATCAAGTATTTCCTACGATGCCTCAAGACGTTTTTACCGAGCTTATATACCTCCAATGACTCGAACCGCGTCCTCCTCGCTTACTTCACCGTTGCAGGCCTAGATCTCCTAGGCGAATTATATAACAAAACCACTTCCGAAGAGCGGCAAGGGTATGTCGAGTGGATTTATCATTGCCAAGTGCCCTCCGGGGGCTTTCGGGGATTCACAGGGACCGACTTTGGGTCAGAACGGCGAACACCGGAAAATGAAGCTTGGGACCCGGCCAACATTCCCTCGACATTCTTCGCATTGGTGATACTGTTGATCTTGGGTGATGATTTGTCACGGGTAAAGCGGACTGAGTGTCTACAATGGCTCTCCAAAATGCAGCGCGAAAACGGGAGCTTTGGCGAAGTCCTCGGCACAGAAGGGAAGATTGAAGGCGGCGGCGACTTACGATTTTGCTGTTTCGGTGCCGGTACGCGATATATACTGAGAGGGAAATGTGGGGATGGCCTTGAGGGTATTATGGATATAGACGTGGATAAGCTGGTTGCATTTATAGAGGCTTGTCAG GCATACGACGGCGGCATAGGGGAGGGGCCCTTCTGTGAATCCCACT CTGGTCACACCTATTGCGCTATTGGTGCTCTAACATTCTTGGATCGTCTTTCGAAGAACCATAAGCCGATCGCGCTGCTTTCGCCCAAAACTGGGCCCTTCGAGTCTTTGGTCAGATGGCTTGTTACACGACAAACATGTGAGCTCGgcgacgatgaggaagaatctgacgaggaagatggccACGGCGTAGATGAAATTGGACCTCTATCAGCGACAGTTGAGGAGCCCAGTTTAGACACGAAAGTCGATCAGCTCCCCGTTGTACCGCCGGAAACAGAGGATTCATTGCGATGGGCAGGATTCAACGGACGGTGTAACAAATACGCCGATACTTGCTATTCTTTTTGGAATACTGCATCTCTGAAT ATGATGAATAGGCTAACTTTGGTGGATGCGACACGGAATCGGCGATACCTCTTAGAGAAAACGCAGCATATCGTTGGTGGATTCGGAAAGGGCGTGGGAGAGCCACCAG ATCTGCTGCACTCTTATTTCGGATTGGTATCGCTCGCATTTCAAGGGGAACCGGGCCTTGAAAGTGTCGACCCAGCACTTTGTGCAAGTCAACGCGCAGTTCGACATCTACATTCCCTACCCTGGTGGCAGGAGACGAAAAGGTGA
- a CDS encoding non-specific serine/threonine protein kinase (serine/threonine protein kinase) yields the protein MPPPRTRAEVQAQKQKEKLAQSYHDLLEEFSSKDLRSVGNYTLGRLIGKGSFGKVYLASHKLTNGSKVVLKSSSREDTNLPREIHHHRQFLHPHIARLYEVLVTEKLVWLVLEYCPGMGRDELYNYLLRHGPLPVDKVKRIFTQLVGAVAYVHSKSCVHRDLKLENILLDKHENVKLCDFGFTREYEGKASYLQTFCGTICYSAPEMLKGEKYAGEKVDVWSLGIILYALLAGELPFDEDDDQVTKTRILTEDPAYNDRFPDDAKTLINLLLSKRPLIRPSLDEILAHPFLAEHAPEQLAILKIPRPAPFTTPLEKTTLQRMKSAGVNIDEVVDSVLAQRCDPLAGCLLCLSCLVYQSQFPSNLQLPATHLHPLTKTLFGLLVLPDTAHYRLPKIEDAQAGQVHCM from the exons ATGCCGCCTCCCAGGACGAGAGCGGAGGTTCAAgcccaaaaacaaaaggagaaG CTCGCCCAATCCTACCATGATCTACTCGA GGAATTCTCCTCAAAGGATCTTCGGAGTGTAGGGAACTATACCCTCGGAAGGCTAATTGGGAAAGGTTCTTTCGGCAAGGTTTACCTTGCGTCCCATAAGCTCACTAATGGTTCCAAG GTTGTGCTCAAGTCCTCAAGTAGGGAGGATACGAATCTGCCGCGTgaaattcatcatcatcgccagtTTTTACATCCTCACATTGCCCGCCTCTACGAAGTTCTCGTAACAGAAAAGCTGGTATGGCTGGTGCTGGAATATTGTCCAGGTATGGGGC GTGATGAACTTTATAACTaccttcttcgtcatggCCCACTACCTGTCGATAAAGTCAAGAGGATTTTCACCCAGCTTGTTGGTGCCGTGGCCTATGTTCACAGCAAGTCTTGTGTCCATCGGGACCTAAAACTGGAGAATATATTACTAGACAAACATGAGAATGTCAAACTATGCGATTTCGGGTTCACCCGGGAGTATGAGGGGAAAGCAAGCTACCTGCAAACATTCTGTGGTACGATATGTTATAGTGCCCCAGAGATGTTGAAGGGTGAGAAGTATGCAGGTGAAAAGGTCGACGTGTGGAGCTTGGGCATCATTTTATATGCTCTCCTCGCTGGGGAGCTCCCTTTcgacgaggacgacgacCAAGTTACCAAGACTCGGATCCTTACGGAGGATCCTGCTTACAATGATAGATTTCCGGATGATGCAAAAACTCTCATAAACTTGCTCTTATCAAAGCGCCCTCTGATTCGGCCGAGCCTAGACGAAATTTTGGCACACCCGTTCCTTGCCGAACACGCTCCGGAACAATTGGCAATATTGAAAATTCCACGACCTGCCCCTTTCACTACACCTCTAGAGAAGACAACCTTGCAGCGGATGAAAAGTGCTGGCGTCAACATTGATGAGGTGGTCGACAGCGTCCTTGCTCAGCGATGTGACCCACTCGCCGGTTG TTTGCTGTGCCTGAGCTGCCTAGTCTACCAGAGCCAGTTCCCATCCAATCTCCAACTTCCAGCAACCCACCTCCACCCGTTGACAAAGACTCTGTTCGGTCTGCTAGTTCTACCCGACACCGCCCATTACCGCCTCCCAAAGATAGAAGACGCTCAAGCAGGCCAAGTACATTGCATGTAA
- a CDS encoding putative l-fucose permease (fucose permease), whose protein sequence is MGLLHFLQTRSGFKVDNRKTTSAATLTLRQSLWPLCLVTILFFLWGFAYGLLDTLNKHFQITLGITRTRSAGLQAAYFGAYPLASLGYANYMLRHFGYKSVFIMGLVLYGIGALCMLPAGLNRSFGGFCAATLVIGSGLGSLETAANPYLAVCGPPKYAEIRINLAQAFNGIGTCVAPALASYVFFADTSDDVDALKSVQWVYLAIGIFVFILAGVFFVSNIPEVTDEDMASQVASTHAGEQEQPFRKQYKLFHATLAQFTYTGAQVAIAGYFINYVTETWPGTGDSTASKYLAGAQGAFAVGRFIGAFFMRYVKARWVFLVYLSCTVAFIAASTTQGYKTGLAMLFLTLFFESVCFPTIVALGIRGLGRHYKRGSGFIVAGVSGGAVVAPILGHVADMRNNTGFAMIVPTMFMIVAWTYAVAVNFVPAYRDTVDKTGESDVGLQAGGGVPKEDVEIGAMGRSKEVVIHRKEITM, encoded by the exons ATGGGGTTGTTACATTTCCTGCAGACCCGATCTGGGTTTAAAGTCGACAATAGAAAGACAACCTCGGCGGCAACCCTCACCTTACGCCAAAGTCTGTGGCCCTTGTGTCTCGTcactattcttttctttttatgG GGGTTCGCCTATGGGCTGCTGGATACACTCAATAAGCACTTCCAGATCACCCTAGGCATCACTCGGACGCGTTCTGCTGGTCTTCAGGCTGCGTATTTTGG GGCCTATCCGCTGGCATCCTTAGGATATGCGAATTATATGTTGCGTCATTTTGGATACAAGTCCGTGTTCATTATGGGATTGGTTCTCTACGGCATCGGCGCCCTCTGCATGTTGCCAGCGGGCCTAAATCGCTCATTTGGAGGGTTCTGCGCTGCAACTCTCGTCATTGGCTCGGGCTTAGGATCTCTCGAGACAGCAGCCAACCCATATCTTGCCG TCTGTGGTCCACCAAAGTATGCAGAGATTCGAATCAACCTCGCACAAGCTTTCAATGGAATCGGAACTTGCGTCGCCCCGGCTTTAGCATCGTACGTGTTCTTCGCCGATACTAGCGACGATGTAGATGCCCTCAAAAGTGTCCAATGGGTGTACCTTGCCATCGGCATCTTTGTGTTTATCCTTGCCGGGGTTTTTTTCGTTTCAAACATCCCTGAAGTTACAGATGAGGACATGGCGTCCCAGGTTGCCTCCACCCATGCTGGCGAGCAGGAACAGCCTTTCCGGAAACAATACAAACTGTTCCATGCCACTCTAGCGCAGTTCACCTATACCGGTGCCCAAG TGGCTATCGCCGGGTACTTCATCAACTATGTGACCGAAACGTGGCCCGGTACCGGGGATTCCACCGCATCTAAGTACCTGGCCGGCGCCCAAGGAGCCTTTGCCGTCGGCCGGTTCATAGGTGCTTTCTTCATGAGATATGTCAAGGCTCGTTGGGTATTCCTAGTCTATCTCTCCTGCACCGTGGCATTCATAGCAGCGTCAACCACTCAAGGATACAAGACCGGCCTAG CAATGCTCTTCCTCACTCTGTTCTTTGAATCTGTCTGTTTCCCTACAATCGTCGCCCTGGGTATTCGCGGCCTTGGTCGCCACTATAAGCGTGGCTCTGGGTTCATCGTCGCCGGTGTTAGCGGTGGTGCCGTCGTGGCCCCGATCCTGGGGCATGTAGCTGATATGCGGAATAACACTGGATTTGCCATGATTGTGCCGACTATGTTCATGATCGTCGCATGGACGTATGCCGTGGCGGTAAATTTTGTTCCTGCGTACCGGGATACGGTTGATAAGACCGGGGAAAGCGATGTCGGACTTCAAGCAGGGGGTGGTGTTCccaaggaggatgtcgaGATTGGGGCCATGGGTCGGTCAAAGGAGGTTGTG ATACACAGAAAGGAGATCACGATGTGA